From the Saccharomonospora marina XMU15 genome, the window CGGTGGCCGCGGCGGCGGCGTACGGGATCGGCATCGGTGCGCCTTCCGTTCCCTCCCCGAAGCCACGGGCCGCCGCACTCGCGCGCCGCAGGACGGTGCCGGTCGTCGCTGCCGCGGTGTGCGGGTTGTCGCTGGTGGTCACCACCGCCCACCCGCGGATGCTGCCTGCCATGCACGAGTGGCGCACGGCGACGGGCCAACTCGAGCAGATCGGCGGCTGGCTGGGTGAGAACCTGCCCCAGGGCAGCGTCGTGAGTGCTTACAAGCCCGGTGCGCTGGGATACCGGGCGGGACCCGCGCTGGTGATCGTGGCGGCGAGCGGGCGAGCCGACGAACACCTCGGCGCGCGAGCGCAGCAGCCGTCGGCGGGTGCGGCGGGCTACCCGGCGGGAGGCGACGGCTACGGCGGTTACGGCGGTTACGAGGGCTACGACGGCTACGTGGTCAGCAGGATGCCGCTGGTGGCGGTGGACACCGATACCGGATACACCGCTGAGCAGCACTGCGGCATGGATCCGGCCTTCGCCGGGCTGTACGAGGTGGCGAGTTTCCAGCGTGCCGACACCGAGCAGTGGGTCTCGCTGTATGTACGGCGTGACGCCAAGCGAAGGGTGCTGGAACTGCTCGAGGCCGACGGCACGTACCGCCACGTGCCCTGCGCCTGAGGTCAGAACCAGCGTTCCAGCACCTGTGCGACACCGTCCTCGGAGTTGGGGGCGGTGACCTCGTCCGCGGCGTCGAGCACGAGAGGATGCCCGTTGGCCATCGCCACGCCGTGCCCCGACCAGCGCAGCATCGCCACGTCGTTGGGCATGTCACCGAAGGCGATGGTGTGTTCGGCCGTCACACCCATGCGCCGCGCCACACCCGCGAGTCCGGTGGCCTTGGTGACACCGTGCGCGGCGAGTTCGATCAGCCCGCCACCGGAGGAGAAGGTGATGTCCACGGCGCCGTCGAGCACCGTGCGCGCGGCCATCGCCATCTCGTCCGAGGTCAGCTTCTTGTGGCTGACCAGCAGCTTCACGGCGGGAAAGCCGAGTACCTCCGCCCTCGACGTGACAGAACCCTCGCCGTCGCCCCACGGATTGTGGTATTCGCTCTCGATCACGAAGGTGCGCACGTCGGGGTCCACCGCTTTCGTGCCGATGCGCTCAGCCGCCAACCGGCAGCCGGGGATGGCGAAGTCGAGCGCTTCTGCGACGTCGTGCAGCAGCATCGGGTCGAGCTGTCCGTGCACGTCCACCACGCGGTCGGCGCCGATGTCATACACCACGGCGCCGTTGGCGCACACCGCGTAGCCGTCCAGCCCGGCCTCCTCGGCCACGCGGGGAATCCAGCGAGGCGGGCGGCCGCTCACCAACACGACGGGCGAACCCGCTTCGACAGCCCTGCCGACGGTTTCCACGGTGCGCTTCGTCACCTGCTCCATCGGTGAGAGCAGGGTGCCGTCGACGTCTGAGGCGATAAGCCGGGGTTTCTCCACACCAACCAGTTTTGCAGAGCATGCCCGTCCGGCGACGCCCTCGCGGCCACCGATAGCGTGTGACGGCGTGCGTGTAGGCATCGTGATTCTCCCGGAAGACAGGTGGTGGGCCGCCGAACCCAAGTGGCGGGCCGCAGAGGAATACGGTTTCGATCACGCCTGGACCTACGACCACCTCGGCTGGCGCTCGCTGGTCGACGGCCCGTGGTTCAGCGCGGTGCCCACGCTCACCGCCGCGGCGATGGTGACGTCCAGAATCCGGCTCGGCACCTTCGTGGCCTCGCCGAACTTCCGTCACCCCGTGCCCTTCACCCGCGAGATCACCACACTGGACGACCTCAGCGACGGCAGGTTCGTGCTCGGCGTCGGGTCGGGTGGCGGTGGCTACGACGTCGAGGTGTTCGGCCGCCGCGAACTGTCGGCGAGGCAGCGGGCCGACCGGTTCGCCGAGTTCGTCGAGGCGCTGGACGGCCTGTTGCGAACCGACGGCTTCGACTACTCCGGTGAGCACTACACCGCACACGGCGCGCGCAACCTCCCAGGACCCGTGCAGCGGCCACGGCCACCGTTCCTGATCGCCGCGAACGGTCCGCGAGGGATGAAACTGGCCACCCGATTCGGTGACGGTTGGGTGACCAACGGCAAGCCCGCCGACAGCCAGGACGGCTGGTGGCGCTCCGTTCGCGAACTGAAGGAGCGGTTCGAGGCGGGGTTGGCCGAAGCGGGCCGCGACCCCGCAGGCGTCCACCGCTACCTGAGCCTGGATTCGGCTCCGGTGTTCTCGTTGTCCAGCGTCGACGCCTTCGCCGAGGCGGCAGGCCGGGCGGGCGAGCTGGGGTTCACCGATGTCGTGGCGCACTGGCCACGCAGCGAGCCGCCCTACTGCGGGCACGAGTCGGTGCTGGAGCAGGTCG encodes:
- a CDS encoding LLM class flavin-dependent oxidoreductase, with the protein product MRVGIVILPEDRWWAAEPKWRAAEEYGFDHAWTYDHLGWRSLVDGPWFSAVPTLTAAAMVTSRIRLGTFVASPNFRHPVPFTREITTLDDLSDGRFVLGVGSGGGGYDVEVFGRRELSARQRADRFAEFVEALDGLLRTDGFDYSGEHYTAHGARNLPGPVQRPRPPFLIAANGPRGMKLATRFGDGWVTNGKPADSQDGWWRSVRELKERFEAGLAEAGRDPAGVHRYLSLDSAPVFSLSSVDAFAEAAGRAGELGFTDVVAHWPRSEPPYCGHESVLEQVADELLPTLRER
- a CDS encoding HAD family hydrolase → MEKPRLIASDVDGTLLSPMEQVTKRTVETVGRAVEAGSPVVLVSGRPPRWIPRVAEEAGLDGYAVCANGAVVYDIGADRVVDVHGQLDPMLLHDVAEALDFAIPGCRLAAERIGTKAVDPDVRTFVIESEYHNPWGDGEGSVTSRAEVLGFPAVKLLVSHKKLTSDEMAMAARTVLDGAVDITFSSGGGLIELAAHGVTKATGLAGVARRMGVTAEHTIAFGDMPNDVAMLRWSGHGVAMANGHPLVLDAADEVTAPNSEDGVAQVLERWF